The genomic stretch CGGTGGGTGTCTCTGCTCCGTGTTGTGCTCCAGCCATGGCTCCCTGCTCTGTGGGTGCTGGTCCCCAGGGATGCTCATTTCCGGTGGGACTGTTCCCACAAGGATGCTTGGCAGGTGCCACTGCACTGCACCAAGGTTCCCTGGAAGGGGACCTTGGTGGCTCCCCAGAGCATTGCCTGGGCACCAGACAGCTATTAACCAGGTTTCCAGGGCTGGTGCCTTGGCCCAGCTCTGGCACACAGAGCATGGGAATGGCTGAGCAGTGCTGGACACGCGGGAGGCAGAGGGTCCCTCCTGGGAAGGGGGAGCATTTACTGGCACCTGTGCTTTGGCTTCAGGCCGTAGAGTGAGTGGTTGAACCTGGCGTTCAGCTGCTTCTCCAGAGAGTTGCTCACCATGGACTGGCTCAGCAGCTTCTTCAGGAAGGCATTGGTGCGGGTGGTGATGATAGTGTCAATGGGGTAGCCCTGATCTCCGACACGGTTGAAGATCCAAGCTCCACGGCGAGTGCTGAGGAAGACCTAGGCAAAGAAGTAAGTGTTGCCTCCTGCAGGCTTTGCAGGTCCTGAGGGGCTGCATGGGGGAGACACGTCCCTGCCCCAGGGTAGGTCCTCTTCCTGCTGGCCAAGCACTCAGCAAAGACCAGGAGGGATGAGAGAGCTGGTGGTCAGCACCTAGCAGGGTCAGGGAAGTAGGGAGCGGCCCAGGGGAAGCCCCATTCCAGGGCTCAGAGATGGAGATTGGGGTATCCATACAGGACCGAGGCTCAGCTGACGAAGGCTGGGATAATGGGAGCCAGCACCGCCAGCTGCAGTGAGTACCAGGACAGAGCAGTGGCTGTTCCAGCACGTTGGTGCCGCTGTCCTTGTGGAGCTGGCAGTGTCCCACGAGGCGCTGCCCTGGCCACCGGGACCCCAATCCTGCTGCTCACCTGCTTGGCTGTTTGGCTAATCTCCACAGCCAGGTCTGCCCCTGAATTCCCGATGCCAACGACAACGACCCTCTTGTCTGTGAAGTCCCGAGTGTCCTTGTAGTCTCGGCTATGGATGTAGTGGCCCTTGAAGTTGTTGATtcctgtgggcagggaggagggatgctTGGCTTCCTGGGCACTGGGCTGGAGGGTCACCTCCTGAAACACTGAGTTGGGGGTGTCTCCGGCCCTGGCAGACCCTTTCCTGGGCAGCATGGGAGCTCTCCTGGAGCTGTCTCAAGGCAGGGAAATGCTGAGGCcagaaggaagagcaaaagGGAGAATAGGGACTGCCACAGCCAagttttctggggtctcttctCATACCTGGGTGTGGGGCAGTACCTGGGAAGGTGCTCAGCGGGAGGTGGGCCTCAGTGTGGTGCCCGGTGCACACCAGCACAGCATCAAAGACGGCtgcctcctgcttcccctcGCTCTCCGTCACCACCTCCCACTGGCCCGTGGCGGCGAAGTCGGGGCGCTTGGACACGCGGCACACGCTGGTCTGGGTGCAGGGGGAACGGGCGTCAGGCACCCTGTGCCCCAGCCGTGTTTCGccgctcaccccagcccctggCGGCTCTCACCCTGAATCGGATGTGGCGGAGCAGGTCGAAGTGCTGGGCGTACATGCGGAAGTACTCCATGATCTTGGAGTTGTGCATGTAGTTGGGGAAGTCCTCAGGTATAGGGAAGTCACTGAAGCACATCATCTCCTTGGAGGTGTTTATGATGACAGAGCGGTAGATGCTGGCGCGGCCCTCCTCGGGGTGCTCCTGCAGGAGCGGACCATGGCCTTATGTGGTGAAGCACCATGATGGGGACGGATGGCTGGGGCTGATGTGGTGGCTCTTCACGTGGAGGCCCTGCCCTCAGCTTGCCCTCAGGACTCTGACACAGCTGGCTGCATGCCACCCCACCAGCAGCCACTGATGCCCCAGCTGCTGCGGTACTGACCCCCAGTAAGACACGTGGCCAGCAGGGTTTACCTCAAACCTCCAGAGCCCTCCAATGTCCTCGCTCCTCTCGAAGCAGATAGGCTCCAGTGACTCCTGCAGGCAGGCTTTGATTGCGCACAGCCCGCTGCTGCCCCCTCCAATGATGGCCACCCTCTTTGCCATGCTGCCCTCCACCTCTGGTCTCTGCCTGGAGACGGTGTCGGAGAAGGGTGTTTAGGAACACGGGTTGCAGCTGTGCAGTTTGGTCCTGTGCTCCAAAATTGTCACAATGTTAGGGGCAGCCCCCAAAGTTTTGTCTGGGACTGTGAGAGTACAGCTATCCCCCCGCACCAGAAGGAATCTGGTCACTGTTGAGGTTTTTCACCACTGCAGTGCTTATATCCAGACACCTGGAAGAAGTGCTATCAGGAGATATGGATTCTTGAAATCTCTCCCCTCATGGCATGTCCACACAATGGAGGCATGCTGGAGTGCTGTGCCCTCCCACGAGGACCCATGGCTCCCACCCTGGTGgacacagcccctgcatctgcACTTTGCCCTCCACCTTCCCCAGGGTAAATGCTGATGGTTCCACACCAGTACCTGCTGTGTGCTGGCACCCACCAGCACCCCCTCCACTGACCTGCAGCTGTGGGTTCAGCAGCCCGGGAAAGGCAAGCGCGGTTGGTAGGGAGTCAGTGACGATCTGTGTGCAGTTGTCCCAAATTTGGATACCTGACGCTGTCTTGGCTTTATGGTGCACGTCAGCGGTGATTGGGGCCTCCCACTTGGTCACTCCTCCCACATAGGGTAGAGGAAGCCAGCAACTGGTTGGCCCCGGATGCCTGCTTCACTTTTCCGGCAGCGTCGTTTGCCAGAGGTTCAGAAGGGAGAGGTAAGGAACTGTACCAGGCACCTTTCCAGGAACCGCAGTGCAGGGACACTGCAGGGACATGGGGTTACAGGACAGGCAGAGATGCAGCAGGTCCCCATGGTGAGAATACCAAGTAAACAAATGCTGCTCTGTACTTTTAACTCTGTAATTATCAACATGTCCTGTCCATGCAGGTGCCACGGGGCAGGCTGACACAGTGCAGGGCTTACCTTGAAGAGCCAGAGACCCCTGATATATCTGCTCCTCTCAAAGCAGGTGGGTACCAGCCCCTCATCCGGGCAGCATTTCAGGGCACATAGGCCAGGGGCACTAGCACCAATGATGGCTACTTTCCGGGCAGCCATGTCCTGCAGGACACAGTGGtggcagggatgctggagagtcTTGTCTGGGGGCAAAACACACTTGGGGGTGTGCGGAGCCTGGTGGGTCACAGAGTGGGTGCACGGTGCCACTTGGTTGGGGATGGCTCTTCGGGTGCTTCCCCAGCCTGAGATCAGCTGGGCTGtcataaaatgtgtttcttgCTGATATGATCTGCAGGTTctccctgctgccctgccaCACCTCCTGCCTACGCCTGCTCCTGCAAAGGGCTCATGAAAACCTGTAAGTGCATAACAACGCTGACACTGCCGTGGGAATTCCTGGGCTCAGGCTGAGATGTGGCCATGCTGCAGATTTTGACAGGTCATGGCgctgaaaacaaaagcttgtGGATGCTGAGTTCACTGACAGCCGGCAGCTGTGCGGCCCTGGCATGTAGTGGCCAGGAACCCCATCACCTCTGCATGTCCCCAACTACACAGCAGTGGGGCCTGCGTGCAGGAGATGAGGGTGACACTGAGCTGTGCCACTGTGACTCCCGTGGCAGGACACACCCTGAGCTAGGTTGTTTTGCTGTGGatgcatgcatgtgcatgtgtgcagcCTGTGCTGTTGTAGGATGTTGTCATGATGCTGATCTCAAACCCATGTGAGACTCACAGGAATGCAGGGGATCATGGAGGTGCAAATAATGGGAAAGACAACTGTCTCTGTTTAATGCATTTATCCAGTTAGGAAGTCTGCTGTGCCTTTGCCGCTCAGCTCTTGTGTGAGTGTGCCAGTGGTGGCATGGCTGGGTTAGAGGTGTCAGAAAAGCCTGGTGTGTCCCTACTGGATTGAAAGAGCAGGCTGAGAGGGACTGGATTTTACTGTGTGCGTGAGCAGGTTTCCTCTTCTGTCCCTGGCTGTGGCTTCCTGGGGAAAGGCGGCGACCGGGCACTGGGGAGTTATTTCACGAGCTGGGGAGGCTCTGTGCATCCTGAGCTTGTGGTGTGGCCACAGCGGGGCTatgtggggcaggaggaggggtCCTGCCAGGACTGGGGTTACTAGGGGGCAGGGGATGAACAGCCCGCACCCCCTGGCACATCCCTTCCCACTCTTGTGGTTCAcctactgtcatggtttaaacccaaccacaaagctcattctctcactcccctcccccttttgccgtccccctacacccagagggatggagaggagaattgaaaagaatgcaagtcccacgggttgagataagaacagtttagtaactaaggtataacacaaatcactgctgctgccaccaataatcataatgataaaggaaataacaagaggaaagaatacaacacctcagcaccagccaaccaataactcaccccactcctcCCATCCGAGCACTGAcccatacctcatccaaccctgcagtccccagcccttctgggtaactccccgttacatcctgggcatgacgtgctgtggtatggaatacctctttgactagcttgggtcaggtgtcctgtctctgcttcctccccgcttcccctcctccctagcagagcatgaggctcagaaagtccttggccagagcaaacatttgagcagcaactgaaaacatcggtgttatcagcactgttcccaggccaaaaaatcaaaacacagcacccactagctactaagaaggagaaaaataactgctactgctgaacccaggacacctacaAGTAAGCCAAACCGATGGCGAGGATGGCTACTGCTCCAACCAGCTTGAAGAAGAGGAGCATGGTGGAAGCTGATGGGTGCTCTTCCATGAGCCGCGTCTGCAGGGGCTTGGTGATGCGCTGCCGCTGGGTGAGGATGGCCTCCCTGGCACCGGCCCACTTGCCTGGGCCCCGCAGGCGGTACTGGTATGGTGTGCAGGGCCCAAAGGCAACCTCCAGTGCCAGCTTGGGGTCGGTGAGGAAGAGGGTGGGCACGTTGGGCTTGACCCCCACCTGGCAGGCGAGCTCATCCATGTAGGGGATGTAATCCACCTGGATGGCGTATTGCCGGCTCTTCATGTATCTGTGGGCAGGGAGGGTGAGCGGGTGGTAGAGGCAGAACCAGCAGATGCCCTGCATGCCCAGAGGGTGGTATTTTATTGACCACCACTGGGAAGGATCAGAAGGGTGGGTTTTGAGCATCTGAGCACATCCCTGCCATTTTTCGGCAATACCAAGTGTGCctggaagcagcacagcacaggaaggATGCCCAACGTCAGCTGTACCCAAAACAGTGCCCTCTCTGTTTTTGGGGGATTCTTactgtttttctgttgcttctctCTTCTGCCTGATGTCCGTCTCCATGTAGTGCTGTGGGGGAAGCTTGTTTAGCCCTGTGGAGAATGAGCCACAGCATGAGAGTGCAGCACCACACTGGCAACAGTGACCACTGCGGTGCTGCCCTTGCCCGGGTGGCGTACCCCAGCCAGCATCACTGTGGTGGACAGTCTGGCACCTGAAGCATGGCCAAACTCCTTGAAATATGAAGGAGCAGCCCAGGGGGCTCAGGATCTAGATGCCCCTGAGCCACTCAGGCAAAAGCCAGTCTGTAAAGTGGCCATGCCATCACCCACTGTGAGGATGGCACagccagctgctgcctcccagccatgGCTGTGTGTCTTTTAACCCAGGGGTGCTGGCTTAGGCTGCAGCCACAGGGGAGATTTGTCTCTCTTACCCTTGAAGATGCTGGTGGCCCAGCGACACTGGAGCTCGGAGATGGGCATGATGGCACCCAGGGGCTGGATGAGGCCAATGAAAGCCAGTGTTGGTATCTCTAGGTCAGGGGGGAACATGAATTTGTAGAGGGAAATCTCGTTCTCCACCACCTTCACGCAGCCtttgaggaaggggaaggaaaagctgtATCCTGTGGCAAAGACCACAGCATCAATGTCTTCCCTGGTACCATCTTCAAAGATGACAGACGTCTCTGTGAACTCCTGGATGTTTGGCTTCACCAGCACCCTGCCCGAAATGATGCGGATAGGCAGGTCATCATTGATGGTTGGGAGTGTCTGATTAACCCTGAAAGTACAAGGAGCGCACAGCCCGCTGCTGCCCCTCCAATGATGGCCACCCTCTTTGCCATGCTGCCCTCCGCCTCTGGTCTCTGCCTGGAGACAGTGTTGGAGAAGGGTGTTTAGGAGCACGGGTTGCAGCTGTGCAGTTTGGTTCCTGTGCTCCACAATCTTCACAATCTTAGGGGCAGCCCCCAAAGTTTTGTCTGGGACAACAGCAGTGATGTTGTGGGGACATGGGGTTACAGGAAAGGTGGAGATGTGGCCAGTCCCTTTGGTGTGCATCTTTAGTAAACCAACACTGCTCTGAATTTGTACCTCTTATTACCTGGGGTCAGGTGGGatagggttaattttcttcttagtaacttgtgtagtgctgtgttttgcatttagtctgagaataatgctgataacacaccaatttTTTACTTGTTTCTAAGTAGTGATTACCTTTGAGGACTTCTAGTCTCTCATGCTTTGCAAGTGAGGAGATGCagaagaagccaggagggagcagatagaggacacctgacccagactagccaaagggtattccataccacagcatgtcatgtgcagtatataaacttaggggagtcacccagaacgGACtaattgctgctcaggtcaggctggctATCAGCCAGCAGGTGCTGAACAATTATATTGTTCATCGGTTGTCTCTCTTGGATTTTCTTCgcgtttcttttttccctttcattatttttttttcatttcaattgttgaactgtttttatctcaacccatgggttttatctttttctcattctcctcctcatcccatgGGGTGTGAGGAGCGAACAATCAGCTGGGTAGTACTTAGTTGCtgtctgggtttaaaccatgacagagaaTCATCCCAGCCATGGTACCTGGGGACACACATGgttccagctgctctgctggcaccagGTACCACATTGCCTATGTCCCCCCTGCCCCTGGGCTCGGCATGTTTGCACAGTGTCCCTGGAGCCATAGCTCACTCCTGGGCCATTGGAGTCACAGGTGGGGCCAGCGGGACCTGGGTGCGAGGAGCACTGTGCTTCTGGGGTGTCGCTGGTACCAGGGTGGTTGGGGTGGTTGGGCCTGTTAGGAAAAGGCTTTCCCTGGCAGCAGGAGTCACAGACCAGGTGGCTCTGGAGCACACCACTGGCTCCTGGCACACCTGCAGCTGGACAGCcgctgggggctgcaggggaaatTTGCTCTCCCGTGTCAGGGGAACTTTGCCCCAGAGCAGGGTTGTGGAGAGGTCAAGCTCCGCAGCTGAGAGGTTTTTAACCTTCTAAAAGTCATAGTATGTTTGCAGTAAATAAAGCTGTGATAAAGGTGTAATAAAGCTCTTTCTGTCACTTGCGTTGACAAGGCTGACCTCTGTCTGGTCAGAGGCACCAAGCTGCCAATCCACACTCTGCCTGTCTGTTGAAAAGCATCAGAAGCATCTCCTACCGGGCTGGCGGATCGGCAAGTGGATCAGCACGGGAAAGGCAAGCAGGCAGCATTGGCAGTACTTCTCTCCCTGTTCCACTTGCAGCTGGCTCTGGCTCTTTCAGGCTCTGCAGGAATGGCCAAGGTGACAGGTACAGGGGACTTCCAGCTTTCAACCCCACCGCTGTGCTATGAAATCTCTGTGCAGGTTGCGTTTGAATTTGCCCTTCTTCCTTGGCAGCTATAAGAGATGGACTGTGGCCCCACCTGTGCTTGGGCTCATTACCTGGCTGAACTTCACCATGAAGCAGAGGTGACTGTGGGAGTGCATCATGGACAAACCATGGCATTTCAGTCAAGATCAGCTTGTTGATGTCAGCAGGAAAGCCACTGTCCCCATGCCTGGCCAGGATGTAGTGTGTGTTGGGCAGTGCATGCAGACACATCTGCTCAGGTCTTCCACAGTGGGCAGAAGTACTATGGGGCAAACCGAGCAGAAAGCACCAGTCTCTTGTCACCAGCAGTTACAAGTGATTATCACAAGAGGAGACCAAAGGTCTCGCTGGGGAAGGTGGAAAGAAACAGAGCAGAGGTGACAGGGTGGCTGGGCAGCCCATGACAAAGTGGGGCTGTGCACTGGAGATAGCGGGTGCCATCAAGCAGCTTGTGGAGGGTCCTTCAAGTGAGCTTGGAGCAACTTTTGGCATGGACATGTACGTAGGAACAAACCACATATGCAGAGGGTTGCTGCCGTACTCCTTCTGGCTGGAGAGGAAGATCCCAATGGCTCTAAGAACACTTGGACAAAAAGCACCCTGTGTTTGGGAAAGAGTAGAGCTAGGATGTTTTGGCACAGCTCAGTAACCCCTGATCACCCCAAACTCTGACCACACTGGTTTGTGCTGCATGCCCGCGATCTGCAGCCACCAGAGAACTCATCTCTGCCTTGAGGTGGGAGGGCTGGTGGAgtggctgtgtgctgctgtgcaCACTCTGGACTGGCCCAGCCTGCTGCCAGGCATGCGGTGCAAGCGGGTGATCGGTTGTTTTGGTTGCTGGAGTGCCAACCCCCAGCTGTTAGCTCAGGGCTCAGCTCTGGGGGAACCTTGCCGTGTCAAGTGCTTTCATTGCAGCCCCTGTATAATTGACGGTGGGTGACAGACAGAAATAGGATGCTTGGACCAGTGGCCCTCAGGCTGCTCCTGCACACTTCACCCAGAGAAACAGCATGCATAAAACACTGACTAGTTTTAGTATAACTTAATTCATGCTTTCCAGGCATTGAGTGTGCTAATGGACCCAAATGGTCATGATGAGCCTTACCTGGGCCCAAACCCCTCCCTCCCCGTGCCACGAGCACTATTTAAGTCCAGTCCAGAGCCCTCACGCTCTACCTGGCTGTGGTTCTTGCTGGTGTGGATGCTGTGCTTTTCTGGCTTAGTTTCAGCACTGGCTTATTACAGAAGTGCCTCATGGCGCTCTTCTGCCAAAGACAAGCagttttctgtgaaatacaggCTGCCAGGACTAATGGTGCCAGGGTAGGAGAGCCAGCCCACCAGCCAGCATGGGGAGCTGTGGTGGTGGTTGGCAGAGCCAGAGCCTCTTGCTACAGGAGGTGCAGGTAAGACTCAGCTCCTGGGGCTGCCCAGCAGCCTGGGT from Lathamus discolor isolate bLatDis1 chromosome 3, bLatDis1.hap1, whole genome shotgun sequence encodes the following:
- the LOC136011351 gene encoding flavin-containing monooxygenase 5-like; this translates as MHTKGTGHISTFPVTPCPHNITAVVPDKTLGAAPKIVKIVEHRNQTAQLQPVLLNTLLQHCLQAETRGGGQHGKEGGHHWRGSSGLCAPCTFRVNQTLPTINDDLPIRIISGRVLVKPNIQEFTETSVIFEDGTREDIDAVVFATGYSFSFPFLKGCVKVVENEISLYKFMFPPDLEIPTLAFIGLIQPLGAIMPISELQCRWATSIFKGKRDKSPLWLQPKPAPLESPKNREGTVLGTADVGHPSCAVLLPGTLGIAEKWQGCAQMLKTHPSDPSQWWSIKYHPLGMQGICWFCLYHPLTLPAHRYMKSRQYAIQVDYIPYMDELACQVGVKPNVPTLFLTDPKLALEVAFGPCTPYQYRLRGPGKWAGAREAILTQRQRITKPLQTRLMEEHPSASTMLLFFKLVGAVAILAIGLAYL
- the LOC136011712 gene encoding flavin-containing monooxygenase 5-like, yielding MAKRVAIIGGGSSGLCAIKACLQESLEPICFERSEDIGGLWRFEEHPEEGRASIYRSVIINTSKEMMCFSDFPIPEDFPNYMHNSKIMEYFRMYAQHFDLLRHIRFRTSVCRVSKRPDFAATGQWEVVTESEGKQEAAVFDAVLVCTGHHTEAHLPLSTFPGINNFKGHYIHSRDYKDTRDFTDKRVVVVGIGNSGADLAVEISQTAKQVFLSTRRGAWIFNRVGDQGYPIDTIITTRTNAFLKKLLSQSMVSNSLEKQLNARFNHSLYGLKPKHRVLDQHPTINDDLPNRIISGRVLVKPNIQEFTETSVIFEDGTREDIDAVVFATGYSFSFPFLEGCVKVVENQIPLYKFMFPPDLEMPTLAFIGLIQPLGAIMPISELQCRWATSIFKGLNKLPPRHCMEADIKQKREAMAKQYVKSQRHTIQVDYIPYMDELACQVGVKPNVLTLFLTDPKLALEVFFGPCTPYQYRLRGPGKWAGAREAILTQRQRITKPLQTRLVEEHPSAPTMPLFFKLVGAVAILAIGLAYL